A DNA window from Camelina sativa cultivar DH55 chromosome 17, Cs, whole genome shotgun sequence contains the following coding sequences:
- the LOC104754821 gene encoding 1-aminocyclopropane-1-carboxylate oxidase homolog 3 has translation METTNIASFDRARELKAFDDTKTGVKGLVDAGVSKIPRIFHHPSLKLSNPNPLPSDLLSLKTIPTIDLGGRVFEDVVKRKNAVEEIKEAAAKWGFFQVINHGVSLDLLEKMKDGVRDFHEQSPEVKKGFYSRDFSRRFLYQSNFDLFSSPAANWRDTFACTMAPNPPEPHDLPEICRDVLMEYSQQVMILGEFLFELLSEALGLNPNHLKDMDCSKGLLMLSHYYPPCPEPDLTLGTSQHSDNSFLTVLLPDQIEGLQVRREGYWFDVPHVPGALVINIGDLLQLITNDKFISLEHRVLGNRATRARVSVACFFTTGVRPDPRVYGPIRELVSEENPPKYRETTIREYATHFNTKGLDGTSALLHFKI, from the exons atGGAGACGACAAATATTGCTTCATTTGATCGAGCCAGGGAGCTTAAAGCTTTTGATGACACGAAAACGGGTGTGAAAGGACTCGTCGACGCCGGAGTTTCAAAGATTCCACGCATCTTCCATCACCCATCTCTCAAGTTATCAAACCCTAACCCGCTTCCCTCGGACTTGCTAAGTCTCAAGACGATCCCAACGATCGATCTCGGAGGAAGGGTGTTCGAGGACGTGGTCAAGCGCAAGAATGCCGTTGAAGAGATCAAAGAAGCAGCAGCCAAGTGGGGTTTCTTTCAGGTGATTAATCACGGAGTCTCGCTTGATCTtcttgagaagatgaaagatggAGTTCGTGACTTTCACGAGCAGTCCCCTGAAGTTAAGAAAGGTTTCTACAGCCGCGATTTCAGCAGAAGGTTTCTGTATCAAAGTAACTTCGATCTCTTCAGTTCTCCAGCTGCAAATTGGAGAGACACTTTTGCTTGTACCATGGCTCCAAATCCTCCGGAACCACATGATCTGCCGGAGATTTGTCG GGATGTTTTGATGGAATACTCACAGCAAGTGATGATTTTGGGTGAATTTCTCTTTGAGCTTTTATCAGAGGCATTAGGATTGAACCCTAATCATCTCAAGGACATGGATTGCTCCAAGGGTTTGCTCATGCTCTCCCATTACTACCCACCGTGTCCAGAGCCTGACCTAACTTTAGGCACAAGTCAGCACTCCGACAACTCTTTTCTGACCGTCCTTCTTCCAGATCAGATCGAAGGGCTTCAGGTTCGTCGTGAAGGGTACTGGTTCGATGTTCCTCATGTTCCCGGCGCTCTCGTCATCAACATCGGAGACCTTTTACAG CTTATAACAAACGATAAGTTCATCAGTTTGGAGCATAGAGTATTGGGGAACAGAGCCACAAGAGCTCGAGTGTCTGTCGCATGTTTCTTTACTACCGGCGTACGACCGGATCCTAGAGTGTACGGACCGATTAGAGAGCTTGTGTCTGAAGAAAACCCTCCAAAGTACAGAGAGACCACCATAAGAGAATACGCTACTCACTTCAATACCAAAGGACTTGACGGAACCTCTGCTTTGCtccattttaaaatatga
- the LOC104754822 gene encoding protein JASON, with the protein MLMKRNLSPLCRSVLRFIDLSVCRAMACFLDCFRARDDRSTSNLVSHSSLANPRKTQDSQNDLSALFLSKEKAASSPCLDKEKFDLDSIHIDKGLRDEARFLKACGTIPETPIEIRKASQKLSSPQHAGSSHFHSWISSSSTMGSHLAESPTPTKACEEMGRPSFTSEQAPSSCVIDVRDSARISSASSDGTEVESIGTAIKGELNGSGRPTLTVGKTKSVRFECDLDQSHSSNSSENSSSRKSEMGGKFCFTANSPNPTPLRLSDEMQTPGTIYPANMESAGRGRPRIRSQFVHSVSNVMENASLYKVLNDAHGSLEQAEPQIYKEKIEYETPSSATYGEKVEESSDEKLSKFEASFSPWLNQINEDNNENIAVSNDRTPGLAAITPGDRPIIGLVPAQWIENEQTDISPRMWDGNGIPNSTTKYKEDQKVSWHATPFEVRLEKALSEEGGQSLFPQRKLEVMMEEVEGDTDLSQLQHSVQPSSVVSF; encoded by the exons atGTTGATGAAGCGAAACCTAAGTCCCTTGTGCAGATCCGTGCTCAGATTCATCGATTTATCAGTTTGTAGAGCCATGGCTTGTTTTCTCGATTGCTTCCGCGCCAGAGACGATCGCTCTACTAGTAATCTCGTCTCTCACTCTTCGCTCGCCAATCCCAGA AAAACTCAGGACTCGCAGAATGATTTGTcagctttgtttctttctaaag AGAAAGCAGCTTCTTCGCCTTgccttgacaaagaaaaatttgatttggattctATACATATTGACAAAGGCCTAAGGGATGAG GCGCGGTTTCTTAAAGCTTGTGGTACTATACCGGAGACACCTATTGAAATTAGGAAAGCATCCCAAAAACTAAGTAGTCCTCAACATGCTGGATCTTCCCATTTCCACTCATGGATTTCCAGTAGCTCTACGATGGGGTCTCATTTGGCTGAATCCCCAACCCCCACGAAAGCTTGTGAAGAGATGGGAAGACCATCATTTACTTCAGAGCAAGCACCTAGCAG ttgtGTGATCGATGTCCGGGACAGTGCAAGGATCTCTTCTGCTTCTAGTGATGGTACTGAAGTAGAAAGCATTGGCACTGCGATCAAGGGTGAGTTGAATGGAAGTGGAAGGCCAACGCTCACAGTTGGAAAGACTAAGTCTGTCCGATTTGAATGCGATCTTGATCAGTCTCACTCCTCTAATTCTTCCGAGAATAGCAGTTCAAGAAAATCCGAGATGGGTggcaaattttgttttacagcAAACTCACCTAATCCAACCCCCTTGAGGCTATCTGATGAGATGCAGACTCCTGGAACCATATATCCTGCGAACATGGAATCAGCGGGAAGAGGGAGGCCTAGAATCAGGTCTCAGTTTGTGCATTCAGTTTCCAATGTAATGGAAAATGCATCCTTATATAAGGTCCTTAATGATGCTCATGGGAGCCTAGAACAAGCGGAACCGCAGATTTACAAAGAGAAAATAGAGTATGAAACACCCTCTTCAGCAACTTATGGGGAAAAGGTGGAAGAAAGCTCAGATGAAAAATTATCCAAGTTTGAGGCAAGTTTTTCTCCTTGGCTAAACCAGATCAACGAAGACAACAACGAAAACATTGCAGTTTCAAACGATAGGACACCAGGACTTGCTGCCATAACCCCAGGTGACAGGCCTATCATTGGATTGGTACCTGCTCAGTGGATCGAGAATGAGCAAACTGATATTTCACCCAGAATGTGGGATGGAAATGGAATCCCAAACTCGACAACCAAATACAAGGAG GATCAGAAAGTGAGCTGGCATGCTACACCATTTGAGGTGAGGCTGGAGAAGGCACTTTCTGAGGAAGGTGGTCAGAGTTTATTCCCTCAAAG GAAACTTGAAGTGATGATGGAGGAGGTTGAAGGGGACACAGACTTATCGCAGCTGCAGCATTCAGTGCAACCAAGCTCGGTAGTTTCCTTCTGA
- the LOC104754818 gene encoding 1-aminocyclopropane-1-carboxylate oxidase homolog 1, which produces MESSLPTDRLIQLKAFDDTKTGVKGLVDAGISEVPAIFRAPPVTLASPKPPSSSEFTIPTIDLKGGRGAGSITRRNLVEKIRDAAEKWGFFQVVNHGIPLDVLEKMKKGIREFHEQDTEVKKGFYSRDPASKMVYSSNFDLFSSSAANWRDTLGCYTAPDPPRPEDLPATCGETMIEYSKEVMKLGELLFELLSEALGLNTNHLKGMDCTNSLLLLGHYYPPCPQPDLTLGLTKHSDNSFLTLLLQDHIGGLQVLHDQYWVDVPPVPGALVVNVGDLLQLITNDKFISVEHRVLANEDGPRISVACFFSSYMMANPRLYGPIKEHLSEQNPPKYRDTTITEYAKFYRSKGFDGTSGLLYLKI; this is translated from the exons ATGGAGTCATCGCTTCCAACTGATCGTTTAATTCAACTAAAAGCTTTCGACGATACCAAAACCGGCGTCAAAGGTCTTGTCGATGCCGGGATCTCAGAGGTTCCGGCCATATTCCGTGCACCTCCGGTTACTTTAGCAAGTCCAAAACCACCTTCTTCCTCGGAGTTCACCATCCCTACTATCGATCTCAAAGGAGGACGTGGCGCTGGCTCGATCACGCGGCGAAACTTGGTGGAAAAGATCCGAGACGCGGCGGAGAAATGGGGATTTTTCCAGGTGGTCAATCACGGTATCCCACTCGATGTCttggagaagatgaaaaaagGTATTCGTGAGTTTCACGAGCAAGACACAGAGGTGAAGAAAGGTTTTTACTCTCGAGATCCAGCTAGTAAGATGGTGTATAGCAGCAACTTCGATCTTTTTAGCTCATCCGCGGCGAATTGGAGAGACACACTCGGTTGTTATACGGCACCGGATCCTCCACGACCGGAGGATTTGCCCGCCACTTGTGG GGAAACGATGATTGAGTACTCAAAAGAAGTGATGAAATTAGGTGAATTACTTTTTGAGCTTCTCTCAGAAGCTCTAGGGTTAAACACTAATCACCTCAAGGGCATGGACTGCACTAACTCCTTGCTGTTGCTCGGCCATTATTACCCGCCATGTCCCCAGCCAGACCTTACTTTAGGCTTGACCAAACACTCGGACAATTCTtttctcactcttcttcttcaagaccaTATCGGAGGGCTTCAAGTTCTCCATGACCAATATTGGGTTGATGTTCCTCCTGTTCCAGGGGCTCTTGTCGTAAACGTTGGAGATCTTCTCCAG CTTATAACAAACGACAAGTTCATAAGCGTAGAGCATAGGGTTTTGGCGAATGAAGATGGACCGAGAATATCGGTGGCGTGTTTCTTCAGTTCATATATGATGGCGAACCCTAGACTTTATGGACCAATCAAAGAGCATTTGTCTGAACAAAACCCTCCCAAATATAGAGATACCACTATTACAGAGTATGCAAAGTTCTACAGATCCAAGGGATTTGATGGTACCTCTGGATTACTTTATCTCAAGATCTGA
- the LOC104754823 gene encoding 1-aminocyclopropane-1-carboxylate oxidase homolog 3-like — translation METTNIASFDRASELKAFDETKTGVKGLVDAGVSKIPRIFHHPSATLSNPKPLSSDLLHLKTIPTIDLGGRVFEDVAKRKNAVEGIKKAAAKWGFFQVINHGVSLDLLEKVKDGVRDFHEQSPEVRKGFYSRDFSRRFLYLSNFHLFSSPSASWRDTLACTMAPNPPKPQDLPEICGDVMMEYSEQVMVLGEFLFELLSEALGLNPNHLKDMDCSKGLIMLSHYYPPCPEPDLTLGTSQHSDISFLTVLLPDQIEGLQVLREGYWFDVPHVPGALVINIGDLLQLITNDKFISLEHRVLANRATRARVSVACFFTTGVRPDPRVYGPITELVSEENPPKYRGITIREYTTYSNAKGLDGTSALLHLKI, via the exons atGGAGACGACGAATATTGCTTCATTCGATCGAGCCAGTGAGCTTAAAGCTTTCGATGAGACGAAAACGGGTGTGAAAGGACTCGTCGACGCCGGAGTATCAAAGATTCCACGCATCTTCCATCACCCATCTGCCACATTATCAAACCCTAAACCACTTTCCTCGGACTTGCTACATCTCAAGACTATCCCAACGATCGATCTCGGAGGAAGGGTGTTCGAGGACGTGGCCAAGCGCAAGAACGCGGTTGAAGGGATAAAAAAAGCAGCAGCCAAGTGGGGTTTCTTTCAAGTGATTAACCATGGAGTTTCGCTTGATCTTCTTGAGAAGGTAAAAGATGGAGTTCGTGACTTTCACGAGCAGTCCCCTGAAGTGAGGAAAGGTTTCTACAGCCGCGATTTCAGCAGAAGGTTTCTGTATTTAAGTAATTTCCATCTCTTCAGTTCCCCATCTGCAAGTTGGCGAGACACTTTGGCTTGTACCATGGCTCCAAATCCTCCGAAACCACAGGATCTGCCAGAGATTTGTGG GGATGTTATGATGGAATACTCAGAGCAAGTGATGGTTTTGGGTGAATTTCTCTTTGAGCTTTTATCAGAAGCATTAGGGTTGAACCCTAATCACCTCAAGGACATGGACTGCTCCAAGGGCTTGATCATGCTCTCCCATTACTACCCACCGTGTCCAGAGCCTGACCTAACTTTAGGCACAAGTCAGCACTCCGATATCTCTTTTCTTACTGTCCTTCTTCCAGATCAGATCGAAGGGCTTCAGGTTCTTCGTGAAGGGTACTGGTTCGATGTTCCTCATGTTCCCGGCGCTCTCGTCATCAACATCGGAGACCTTTTACAG CTTATAACAAACGACAAGTTCATCAGTTTGGAGCATAGAGTATTGGCGAACAGAGCCACAAGAGCTCGAGTGTCTGTCGCATGTTTCTTTACCACCGGTGTAAGACCGGATCCTAGAGTTTACGGACCGATTACAGAGCTTGTGTCTGAAGAAAACCCTCCAAAGTACAGAGGGATTACCATTAGAGAATACACTACTTACTCCAATGCGAAAGGACTTGACGGAACCTCAGCTTTGCTCCATCTTAAAATATGA
- the LOC104754819 gene encoding LOW QUALITY PROTEIN: 1-aminocyclopropane-1-carboxylate oxidase homolog 2-like (The sequence of the model RefSeq protein was modified relative to this genomic sequence to represent the inferred CDS: deleted 3 bases in 2 codons), with the protein MRNKKTIMETAKIASSFDRASELKAFDETKTGVKGLVDAGISKIPRIFHHSSVVELANPKPIPSELLHLKTIPTIDLGGRVFEDAVKRKKAIEGIKEAAAKWGFFQVINHGVSLHLLEEMKDGVRNFHEQPPEARKELYTRDYSKKFMYTSNFDLYRAPSANWRDSCYCYMAPYPPKPQDIPEICRDVMLEYSKQVMILGEFLFELLSEALGLNHNHLKDMDCLKGLRMLCHYYPPCPEPDLTFGTSQHSDSSFLTVLLQDQIGGLQVRREGYWFDVPHVPGALVINIGDLLQLITNDKFISLEHRVLANRATRARVSVACFFTTYVQVLPNPRSYGPIKELVSDENPPKYRETIVRDYATYVNAKGLDGTSALLHLKI; encoded by the exons atgagaaacaaaaaaacaattatggaGACGGCGAAAATTGCATCTTCGTTCGATCGAGCCAGTGAGCTTAAAGCTTTCGATGAGACGAAGACGGGTGTGAAAGGACTCGTCGACGCCGGAATCTCAAAGATTCCACGCATATTCCATCACTCATCGGTCGTCGAACTAGCAAACCCTAAACCAATTCCTTCGGAGTTGCTACATCTCAAGACGATCCCAACGATCGATCTAGGAGGAAGGGTTTTCGAGGATGCCGTTAAGCGCAAGAAAGCGATTGAAGGGATCAAAGAAGCAGCAGCCAAGTGGGGTTTCTTCCAAGTGATCAACCATGGAGTTTCGCTCCATCTTCTTGAGGAGATGAAAGATGGAGTTCGTAACTTTCACGAGCAACCCCCAGAAGCT AGGAAAGAATTGTACACCCGTGATTACAGCAAAAAGTTTATGTATACAAGTAATTTCGATCTCTACAGAGCTCCATCTGCAAATTGGAGAGACTCATGCTACTGCTACATGGCTCCATATCCTCCAAAACCACAAGATATACCAGAGATTTGTAG GGATGTTATGTTGGAATACTCAAAGCAAGTGATGATTTTGGGAGAATTTCTATTTGAGCTTTTGTCAGAGGCTCTAGGGTTGAACCATAATCACCTTAAAGACATGGATTGCTTGAAGGGTTTGCGCATGCTTTGCCATTACTACCCACCGTGTCCAGAACCTGACCTAACTTTTGGCACAAGTCAGCACTCCGACAGCTCTTTTCTCACCGTCCTTCTACAAGATCAGATCGGGGGACTTCAGGTTCGCCGTGAAGGGTACTGGTTCGATGTTCCTCATGTTCCCGGCGCTCTCGTCATCAACATCGGAGATCTTTTACAG CTTATAACAAACGACAAGTTCATCAGTTTGGAGCATAGAGTATTGGCGAACAGAGCCACAAGAGCTCGAGTCTCTGTGGCATGTTTCTTCACCACCTACGTACAAGTACTACCCAATCCTAGATCGTACGGACCCATTAAAGAACTTGTGTCCGATGAAAACCCTCCA AAGTACAGAGAGACCATTGTTAGAGACTACGCTACTTACGTCAATGCCAAAGGACTCGACGGAACCTCTGCTTTGCTccatttaaaaatatga